A region from the Ciconia boyciana chromosome 1, ASM3463844v1, whole genome shotgun sequence genome encodes:
- the TOMM22 gene encoding mitochondrial import receptor subunit TOM22 homolog yields the protein MAAAASLSPEELLPKGGSGKAEELEDELEEEDDDEELDETLAERLWGLTEMFPESVRSAAGATFDLSLTVAQKMYRFSRAALWIGTTSFMILVLPVVFETEKLQMEQQQQLQQRQILLGPNTGLSGGMPGALPPLSGKI from the exons ATGGCTGCCGCTGCGTCCCTGTCCCCGGAGGAGCTGCTGCCCAAGGGCGGCTCGGGCAAGGCCGAGGAGCTGGAGGAcgagctggaggaggaggacgacgACGAGGAG CTGGACGAGACGCTGGCGGAGCGGCTGTGGGGGCTGACGGAGATGTTCCCCGAGAGCGTCCGCTCGGCGGCCGGAGCCACCTTCGACCTCTCGCTGACGGTAGCGCAGAAGATGTACAG ATTctccagagcagctctgtggattGGGACCACCTCCTTCATGATTCTGGTTCTTCCTGTCGtctttgaaactgaaaaactgcagatggagcaacagcagcagctgcagcagcgaCAG ATCCTCCTCGGACCCAACACGGGGCTCTCAGGGGGAATGCCAGGGGCCCTGCCTCCCTTGTCTGGGAAAATCTGA
- the CBY1 gene encoding protein chibby homolog 1, producing the protein MPLFGNTFSPKKTPPRKCASLSNLHLLDRSTREVELGLEYGIPTMNLTGQSLKFENGQWVAESGSFTGDRREMQRLRKRNQQLEEENNLLRLKVDILLDMLSETTAESHLMEKELEELKNHSRRRK; encoded by the exons ATGCCTCTCTTCGGGAACACCTTCAGCCCGAAGAAGACCCCCCCCAGGAAATGCGCCTCGCTCTCCAACCTGCACCTG ctggaTAGATCAACCCGTGAGGTTGAGCTGGGCCTGGAGTACGGCATCCCCACCATGAACCTCACTGGCCAGAGCCTCAAGTTTGAAAACGGCCAGTGGGTGGCAG aatCAGGAAGCTTCACGGGGGATCGCAGGGAAATGCAGCGCTTGCGCAAACGAAACCAGCAgctagaggaagaaaacaacctCCTTCGGCTGAAAGTGGATATTCTGCTGGACATG CTCTCCGAGACCACGGCCGAGTCCCACCTGatggagaaggagctggaggaacTGAAGAACCACAGCCGGAGGAGGAAGTGA
- the JOSD1 gene encoding josephin-1, translating into MSCVPWKGDKTKSESPEPPQLPPLHIYHEKQRRELCALHALNNVFQDSNAFTRETLQEIFQRLSPNTMVTPHKKSMLGNGNYDVNVIMAALQTKGYEAVWWDKRRDVNVIALSNVMGFIMNLPSSLCWGPLKLPLKRQHWICVREVGGTYYNLDSKLKVPEWIGGESELRKFLKHQLRGKNCELLLVVPEEVEAHQSWRADV; encoded by the exons ATGAGTTGCGTGCCATGGAAAGGTGACAAGACCAAATCGGAATCACCAGAGCCACCCCAGCTACCGCCACTGCATATTTACCATGAGAAGCAGCGTAGGGAGCTGTGTGCCCTCCATGCCCTCAACAATGTCTTCCAGGACAGCAACGCCTTCACTAGGGAAACCCTGCAGGAGATTTTTCAGAG GCTGTCTCCCAACACCATGGTGACGCCCCACAAGAAGAGCATGCTGGGAAACGGAAACTATGATGTGAATGTGATCATGGCAGCGCTTCAGACCAAAGGCTATGAGGCGGTTTGGTGGGACAAGCGCAG GGATGTTAACGTCATTGCCCTGTCTAACGTGATGGGCTTCATCATGAATCTGCCTTCCAGCCTTTGCTGGGGCCCTTTGAAGCTCCCCCTCAAGCGACAGCACTGGATCTGTGTCCGGGAGGTGGGAGGCACCTACTACAACCTTGACTCCAAACTCAAGGTGCCCGAGTGGATTGGAGGTGAAAGTGAGCTCAG GAAATTTTTGAAACACCAGCTGAGAGGAAAGAACTGTGAACTCCTGCTGGTGGTGCCAGAGGAGGTGGAAGCACATCAGAGCTGGAGAGCTGATGTGTGA